In Humulus lupulus chromosome 7, drHumLupu1.1, whole genome shotgun sequence, the following are encoded in one genomic region:
- the LOC133792518 gene encoding uncharacterized protein LOC133792518, with protein MLNGNNFKDWKRNLLIVLGCMDLDHALRDEQPAPLTKESTRDEKTDFERWDRSNRMSLMIMKHIIPEAFWGTESEGINKAKNFLEQIEERFAKNDKVEMTTLIGSLMTMKYKGQGNVREYIMEMHHIVSRLKTLKIELSDDVLVLIVLLTLPAQFNQFKISYNCQKEKWTLNELISHSQKKQQKDSEGCYFCTKPGHVKKDCAKYHAWRAKKGLPELPKAK; from the exons ATGCTTAATGGGAACAATTTCAAGGATTGGAAAAGAAACTTACTTATAGTTCTGGGATGTATGGATTTAGACCATGCATTAAGGGATGAACAACCTGCACCTCTCACTAAGGAAAGCACCCGTGATGAGAAAACAGATTTTGAGAGGTGGGATCGTTCAAATCGCATGAGTTTAATGATTATGAAACACATCATTCCAGAAGCCTTTTGGGGCACAGAATCCGAAGGGATTAATAAGGCCAAGAATTTCCTTGAACAAATTGAGGAACGTTTTGCTAAAAACGATAAGGTTGAAATGACAACACTTATAGGTTCTTTGATGaccatgaagtataagggtcaaGGAAATGTAagggagtacattatggaaatgCATCATATTGTCTCAAGACTTAAGACACTTAAGATCGAGCTTTCTGATGATGTGCTTGTGCTTATTGTTTTGTTAACGCTTCCTGCAcagtttaaccaatttaaaattagttataACTGTCAAAAGGAGAAATGGACTCTCAATGAACTCATTTCTCACT cccaaaagaaacaacagaaGGATTCAGAAGGTTGTTACTTTTGCACCAAGCCTGGACATGTGAAGAAAGATTGTGCCAAGTATCACGCATGGCGTGCAAAGAAAG GGTTGCCTGAGCTTCCGAAAGCCAAGTGA